The Coffea eugenioides isolate CCC68of chromosome 8, Ceug_1.0, whole genome shotgun sequence genome has a segment encoding these proteins:
- the LOC113781432 gene encoding uncharacterized protein LOC113781432: MAALQPLAAGQELSPTTKKSFSQLFSQPAKSPIQIRQASVYKGEAAVVFSRVDADRLAAPFRWTLVGKFSHERPSLEDTRKFFASLNLKDQVSIGLLDYRHALIKCTAEVDFNRIWTRGIWQLGKYPMRVFRRTREFHVHTYRESSLVPVWIVLPSLPIHYSDKHSLFSILSPVGRPLFLDSATAAGTRPSVARECVEIDVAKLVVPRVWVAVKDESGFWQRIVPENIPPYCSFCSRLGHSHEECKKNLNKVGSRHQLKQPMKMQQGPQLDGNPVVNLQPASNPAANANETAVTVAASHKARITATVDEGENLPGVTEKVAGSALQVEEGEIIVQQDCVIDDDHAAVVGEVTQTKTSDVNGYMDTSNGKDAALHGEHGVMGNQLEEHHGLQSEGTQLLMEKSLSTEHEQLADINALSIEHENLADNNASVA, from the coding sequence ATGGCAGCCCTTCAGCCGTTGGCTGCGGGGCAAGAACTATCTCCTACAACAAAAAAATCTTTCTCTCAGCTCTTCTCACAGCCGGCGAAATCTCCAATCCAGATTCGGCAGGCATCTGTTTACAAGGGTGAAGCTGCGGTTGTTTTTTCCAGAGTAGATGCGGACAGACTTGCGGCGCCATTTAGATGGACTTTGGTTGGTAAATTTTCTCACGAACGACCTTCTTTGGAAGATACTCGAAAGTTTTTTGCTTCTTTAAACCTGAAAGACCAAGTCTCCATTGGATTGTTGGATTATAGGCATGCTCTCATTAAGTGCACCGCTGAAGTAGATTTTAACAGAATTTGGACAAGAGGAATTTGGCAATTGGGCAAATATCCAATGCGTGTGTTTCGACGGACCAGAGAATTTCATGTGCATACGTATAGGGAGTCATCTCTAGTACCGGTTTGGATAGTTCTTCCGTCTCTGCCTATTCATTATTCTGATAAACACTCTTTGTTTTCCATACTGTCTCCAGTAGGAAGACCATTGTTCCTAGATTCGGCAACGGCTGCTGGGACGCGTCCTAGTGTGGCCAGGGAGTGCGTGGAGATTGATGTAGCGAAGCTTGTCGTGCCAAGGGTCTGGGTTGCTGTCAAAGATGAATCTGGTTTCTGGCAACGTATTGTGCCAGAGAACATCCCTCCGTATTGTTCATTTTGCTCGCGATTAGGACATTCTCATGAGGAGTGCAAGAAGAATTTGAATAAGGTTGGGTCTCGGCATCAGCTTAAACAACCCATGAAGATGCAGCAAGGTCCACAGTTAGATGGAAATCCGGTGGTTAATCTTCAACCTGCAAGTAACCCAGCTGCTAACGCGAACGAAACAGCGGTGACTGTGGCTGCTTCTCACAAAGCGCGAATTACTGCTACGGTGGACGAAGGAGAAAATCTACCAGGTGTAACGGAGAAAGTCGCTGGGTCTGCTTTGCAAGTCGAGGAAGGGGAGATAATTGTTCAGCAAGATTGCGTTATTGATGATGATCACGCTGCTGTAGTGGGAGAAGTAACCCAAACTAAAACCTCTGATGTAAATGGATACATGGATACTAGTAATGGGAAGGATGCGGCATTGCATGGGGAACATGGAGTAATGGGAAACCAGCTGGAGGAGCACCATGGTCTTCAAAGTGAAGGGACCCAGCTTCTAATGGAGAAGTCTTTGAGCACCGAACATGAGCAGCTGGCCGACATCAATGCTTTAAGCATTGAACATGAGAATCTGGCCGACAACAATGCTAGCGTTGCATGA
- the LOC113781208 gene encoding 60S ribosomal protein L4-like, translating into MASAAALPVVTVIPLENEMEADANSLLLPDVMKAPIRPDILQDVYRDISKNSRQPYAVSRSAGHQTFAESWGTGHAVSRISGVPGDGTHRVGKGAYGNICRSGRMFALTKIWRRWHRKVPVNKKRYAVVSAIALSAVPSLVMARDHSIESVLQIPCVISDSAEAMEKTSNAISLLKKIGAYPDAEKAKDSQGICPGKVQCY; encoded by the exons ATGGCTTCCGCCGCTGCTCTTCCTGTAGTTACCGTTATCCCTCTTGAGAATGAAATGGAGGCCGACGCCAACTCCCTCCTTCTACCTGACGTCATGAAAGCCCCAATCCGGCCCGACATCCTCCAAGACGTTTATCGCGACATCTCCAAGAACTCTCGCCAACCCTACGCCGTCTCTAGGTCCGCTGGCCACCAGACCTTCGCCGAGTCATGGGGTACTGGTCATGCTGTTTCCCGTATCTCTGGTGTTCCTGGCGACGGCACTCACCGTGTCGGCAAGGGTGCCTATGGCAACATATGCCGCAGCGGCCGCATGTTTGCTCTGACCAAGATTTGGCGCCGTTGGCACCGCAAGGTCCCAGTCAACAAGAAACGGTATGCCGTGGTTTCTGCCATCGCCCTCTCTGCAGTGCCTTCCCTTGTCATGGCCCGTGACCACAGCATTGAGTCTGTCCTGCAAATCCCCTGTGTGATCTCCGATTCTGCTGAGGCCATGGAGAAAACCTCCAACGCTATCAGTCTTCTCAAGAAAATTGGGGCTTACCCTGATGCTGAGAAGGCTAAGGACAGCCAGGGTATCTGCCCAGGAAAGG TACAATGCTATTAA